The Ooceraea biroi isolate clonal line C1 chromosome 1, Obir_v5.4, whole genome shotgun sequence genome has a window encoding:
- the LOC105278492 gene encoding DNA repair endonuclease XPF → MRCTMKTILFIIGTLLTCALALEEELLHYVSDDVPGGSYKYYSLTYDGYIKIRLTSITGDADLYASQTTTKPTYEPDHYCLQSTTCGEDIIFIPKSFKRPVSIGVYGHPSHEISKYTLSVFEVTVEDDNFPYHQTSRSKLSAIMLEYENQIFLDILHEDGLVITAKGLGIEIVFGNVLKAYSDPGNLVIVLGTTDYDERYFIDLLKSYGTNMLPRVVNAECPSNEREVMYLEGGVLFISGRILVVDLLKNRVPLHLVTGVLVYRAHNILNAYQEAFALRLYRQSNKTGFIKAFTNSSLAFTVGFSRVERVMKALFVKKLYLWPRFHSIVNSCLSKHMPEVIELHVKITPKMENIQTALLDIMNYIVKELKRLNKYLDLDELTVENAIAKKFHKQLHLQLDPIWHQLSTTTKQLFSDLKTLRSLVMSLTYQDSVSFYCMLNSLRTMEYAVKASGWIMLDEAENLFKYAKSRVYTDKSELKPEPNPKWIALSEVLNEIQEQKRKKDDDSIDKVFILVQDNNVCHQLKNYLTMGANEYLLYHSLKKLSHIELQKTSGKCEKKADDQQSTSENMSENTENTDEDLQGDQDTYILTLSQKSTEDTEPSTSKGDVKHQTLFEECSQLAELDVTSCAKSAPVVIIQAIKKGGDPMAVQRTLTEHMPNNVILYAADIGTVRQLEVYQNNHPSIGLKVYFLIYGGSVEEQEYLTSLRREKEAFHSLINTKTTMVVPEEQDGKSEDCLALMIHSDSAAAEENTRKGGMQSEAKVIPKVIVDMREFRSELPAILYTRGIKIEPVTLVVGDYILTPEICVERKSISDLIGSLLSGRLYNQAVAMTRHYAKPMLLIEFDQNKPFCFQGNYYGSRDFQNSTITTKLQLLTLHFPKLKIIWSPSPHATAQLFEELKQGRDQPDANVAAKIGADENTEDKQIMMEKYNSRIQDFVAKLPGVHSKNLRVLLNKGQSLSHLIRLTKEELKEILGNANDAEMLHKALHEKCLSTDEKSSTKVSKVRGKNLFTRVKKAKT, encoded by the exons ATGCGCTGTACTATGAAGACAATATTGTTCATTATTGGAACGCTG ttaACCTGTGCACTAGCATTAGAAGAAGAATTGTTGCACTACGTTAGTGATGATGTGCCTGGTGGCtcctataaatattatagtttaacCTACGATGGTTACATTAAGATACGGTTAACGTCAAT AACAGGTGATGCAGATTTATACGCATCGCAGACTACAACCAAGCCGACATATGAGCCAGATCACTATTGCCTGCAATCCACAACTTGTGGCgaagatattattttcataccCAAGAG tTTTAAGCGACCTGTAAGCATCGGCGTTTATGGCCATCCATCACATGAGATTAGTAAATATACTCTGTCAGTATTTGAGGTGACAGTTGAGGACGACAATTTTCCTTATCACCAAACATCAAGATC aaaattatcgGCGATAATGTTGGAATACGAAAATCAAATCTTTCTCGACATCCTCCATGAGGATGGACTGGTTATTACAGCCAA GGGTCTTGGTATAGAAATTGTCTTTGGAAATGTACTGAAGGCTTATTCAGACCCGGGCAATCTGGTCATTGTCCTGGGGACCACTGATTATGATGAGCGTTACTTCATTGACCTACTCAAGAGTTACGGAACGAACATGTTACCACGCGTGGTCAATGCTGAGTGTCCTTCCAACGAGAG GGAAGTGATGTACCTGGAAGGTGGAGTACTGTTCATATCGGGCCGCATCTTGGTGGTGGATCTGTTGAAGAATCGAGTACCACTGCACCTAGTCACCGGTGTGCTCGTGTACAGAGCTCACAACATCCTGAACGCGTATCAAGAAGCGTTCGCGCTGCGTCTGTACAGGCAGAGCAACAAGACTGGATTCATCAAGGCGTTCACGAACTCGTCGCTGGCTTTCACAGTCGGGTTTTCGCGGGTGGAGCGAGTCATGAAGGCGCTGTTCGTGAAGAAGTTGTACCTGTGGCCGCGCTTCCACTCGATCGTCAACAGCTGTCTGTCCAAGCACATGCCCGAAGTAATAGAGCTGCATGTGAAGATCACGCCGAAGATGGAGAACATCCAGACCGCTTTGCTCGACATCATGAATTACATCGTGAAGGAGCTGAAGCGACTTAATAAGTACCTGGATCTGGACGAATTGACCGTGGAGAACGCGATTGCGAAGAAGTTTCACAAGCAGTTGCACTTGCAACTCGATCCAATCTGGCATCAACTCAGCACGACGACCAAGCAACTGTTCTCGGATCTGAAAACACTGCGGTCTCTCGTTATGTCCTTGACGTACCAAGACTCGGTTTCATTTTACTGCATGCTAAATAGTTTACGTACTATGGAGTACGCCGTGAAGGCAAGCGGTTGGATAATGTTGGACGAGGccgagaatttatttaaatacgcCAAGAGCAGAGTTTACACGGACAAGAGTGAATTGAAGCCAGAACCGAATCCAAAGTGGATAGCTCTGTCGGAGGTACTGAACGAGATCCAGGAACAGAAGCGTAAGAAGGACGACGATAGCATCGACAAAGTTTTTATCCTAGTGCAGGATAACAATGTGTGCCACCagttaaagaattatttaaccATGGGTGCGAACGAATACCTGCTTTACCACTCGCTGAAGAAACTGTCGCATATTGAACTACAAAAAACAAGTGGCAAGTGCGAAAAGAAAGCGGACGATCAGCAGTCTACGTCTGAAAATATGTCGGAAAATACGGAAAATACGGATGAGGATTTACAGGGAGATCAGGATACTTACATACTCACATTGTCGCAAAAATCTACAGAGGATACTGAACCGAGTACTTCTAAGGGAGATGTGAAACATCAGACTTTGTTCGAGGAATGCTCACAA CTTGCGGAATTGGATGTAACCAGTTGCGCGAAATCCGCACCTGTCGTGATCATACAAGCTATCAAGAAGGGAGGTGATCCGATGGCTGTACAACGTACGTTAACCGAGCACATGCcgaataatgttattttgtaCGCAGCCGATATCGGTACAGTGAGACAATTGGAGGTGTACCAGAATAACCATCCGTCAATTGGTCTGAAAGTATATTTCCTCATTTACGGTGGATCCGTCGAGGAACAGGAATACCTCACTTCCTTACGACGGGAAAAGGAGGCGTTTCATTCGTTGATTAATACAAAAACT ACGATGGTCGTGCCCGAGGAACAAGACGGAAAATCGGAAGATTGTTTGGCTCTCATGATTCACTCGGACAGTGCAGCTGCGGAGGAGAATACGCGTAAGGGTGGAATGCAATCCGAAGCCAAAGTAATCCCAAAAGTTATCGTCGATATGAGGGAATTCAGAAGCGAGTTGCCTGCTATTCTATACACACgtggaataaaaattgaacCAGTAACGTTAGTG GTGGGCGATTATATCCTTACGCCGGAGATATGCGTCGAGAGAAAAAGTATATCTGATCTAATTGGTTCTTTGCTCTCTGGAAGATTGTACAATCAGGCAGTTGCTATGACTAGACATTACGCTAAACCTATGCTGCTCATAGAATTCGATCAAAATAAACCATTCTGCTTTCag GGAAATTACTACGGTAGCAGAGACTTTCAAAATTCAACCATAACAACGAAACTACAATTATTAACGCTTCATTTTcctaaattgaaaataatatggtCCCCTAGTCCACACGCGACAGCACAATTGTTTGAGGAACTGAAG CAAGGACGAGATCAGCCAGATGCAAATGTAGCTGCTAAAATTGGAGCAGATGAAAATACGGAAGACAAACAAATAATGATGGAAAAATATAACTCGCGCATCCAAGATTTCGTAGCTAAATTGCCGGGTGTGCATTCGAAAAATCTACGTGTTCTGTTGAATAAAGGACAATCATTAAGCCATCTTATTAGGCTGACGAAA GAagaactaaaagagatacttgGAAATGCAAATGACGCTGAAATGTTACATAAAGCTTTGCACGAAAAATGTTTATCAACGGATGAAAAATCATCGACCAAAGTTTCCAAAGTACGTGGAAAAAACCTTTTCACTAGagtaaaaaaagcaaaaacgtAA
- the LOC105278493 gene encoding zinc finger protein 277 yields MYKSQFVGLDDIPCDTRCLLCDCTFVLPRNETEFLTHLFKIHRLVIGDVWKIASLRSYVHYWSVKFKEAPLTTYCTTLLMDSTPDGQPSKNEHYFLLSDCLLEDKTLRDEIHQAKLEWVLAQQEAERTDTSFKRDCMFCHMEFYGSRAAYIKHLYEKHNLHLGKPENLVFLDELLDKIESTVASLICIYCEKTFKDRMVLKEHMRKKFHKYINPNNKAYDKFYIINYLEPGRTWKQRQASSEKSPDLAGGSSENEDEEASWSDWNDESIGIACLFCKYINNEFTCILGHMREAHGFDFEETVKDLTFYQKVKVVNYIKRQIQLQRCIFCETETDNVLEHMKSQQHCKLATRKVWDQPEYYFPMSENDSFLYNLDATSNSDEESVENITEAVSNL; encoded by the exons ATGTATAAATCTCAATTTGTTGGTCTGGACGATATACCTTGTGATACAAGATGTCTGTTGTGCGATTGCACATTTGTTCTCCCTAGAAACGAGACAGAGTTTCTTACACACTTATTCAAGATTCATCGTCTCGTAATAGGAGATGTTTGGAAAATAGCTAGTTTGAGAAG TTATGTACATTACTGGAGTGTAAAATTTAAGGAAGCTCCATTGACAACTTACTGCACTACATTATTGATGGACAGCACACCCGATGGCCAACCAAGCAAAAATGAACATTATTTCTTGCTTTCTGACTGCTTGTTGGAAGACAAAACTTTGAGAGATGAGATACATCAGGCTAAATTG GAATGGGTGCTAGCACAACAGGAAGCTGAGCGCACAGACACCAGCTTTAAGCGTGATTGCATGTTTTGTCACATGGAATTCTATGGGTCACGTGCTGCCTATATAAAGCATCTTTACGAGAAGCACAATCTCCATCTTGGTAAACCAGAAAACTTAGTATTCCTGGATGAGCTACTGGACAAGATTGAAAGCACTGTCGCAAG tttaatatgtatttattgcGAAAAGACATTTAAAGATCGTATGGTACTGAAGGAACATATGCGAAAGAAATTCCACAAGTATATAAATCCTAACAATAAAGCCTAcgataaattttacataatcaATTATTTGGAGCCAGGGAGAACTTGGAAGCAACGACAG GCTAGTTCAGAAAAGAGTCCGGATCTGGCAGGCGGTAGTAGCGAAAACGAAGATGAAGAAGCGTCGTGGTCCGATTGGAATGACGAGTCTATTGGAATAGCTTGcttattttgtaaatatatcaataacgAATTTACTTGCATTTTGGGACATATGAGGGAAGCACATGGATTTGATTTTGAAGAAACAGTGAAAGATCTGACATTTTACCAGAAG GTTAAggttgttaattatataaaaaggcAGATACAGCTGCAAAGATGCATTTTCTGCGAAACAGAAACAGACAACGTCTTGGAGCACATGAAAAGTCAGCAGCATTGCAAACTTGCCACGCGAAAAGTCTGGGATCAGCCAGA aTATTATTTTCCCATGTCTGAGAAtgattcatttttatataatcttgaTGCAACCAGCAACAGCGACGAAGAAAGTGTAGAAAATATTACTGAAGCAGT gtcTAATTTATAA
- the LOC105278482 gene encoding E3 ubiquitin-protein ligase TRAIP isoform X2: protein MNILCNICQELLTPSDTLLVIYCGHLFHNNCLTRWLKRSATCPQCRQEATEGKIHKVYFTHENDKTITEIADFALEEQVNNLKFQILLKEKDINFYTTKSANLEKQNVGLRQLVREVESEIKQKNSIIQDLMEKIVDLQKIQLECASFKKRLSEKEKELQEYREKESAKVAKDQVKPHQEQCTLDQEENQEVAKVRERSKNEPDHEHNHVNNSDSRRKSAEETSSRSKKRQYYLLHARNLHFLNKG from the exons ATGAATATCCTTTGCAATATATGTCAAGAATTGTTAACACCATCGGACACACTCTTGGTCATTTATTGTGGACATCTATTTCATAATAACTGCTTGACGAGGTGGCTCAAAAG ATCTGCAACATGTCCACAGTGTCGTCAGGAAGCCACAGAAGGCAagatccataaagtttatttcACACATGAAAACGACAAAACCATTACGGAAATTGCGGACTTTGCCTTGGAGGAACAGGTCAACAATTTGAAATTCCAGATTTTACTAAAGGAAAAGGATATTAATTTCTACACCACGAAATCCGCAAACCTGGAAAAGCAAAATGTGGGTCTCAGGCAGCTAGTACGAGAAGTAGAAAGCGAGATCAAACAGAAAAACTCTATTATCCAGGATTTGATGGAAAAGATAGTAGATTTACAGAAAATACAGTTAGAATGTGCATCTTTCAAGAAGAGACTAtctgaaaaagagaaggaactCCAAGaatatagagagaaaga GAGTGCAAAAGTTGCAAAAGATCAAGTTAAGCCTCATCAAGAACAGTGTACATTGGATCAAGAAGAGAATCAAGAGGt TGCTAAAGTAAGAGAGCGGAGTAAAAATGAACCTGACCATGAACACAACCATGTCAATAACTCTGACAGCAGAAGAAAATCGGCTGAGGAAACTTCCAGTAGATCAAAGAAAAGACAG tACTATTTACTTCACGCACGAAATCTTCATTTCCTGAATAAAGGATAA
- the LOC105278482 gene encoding E3 ubiquitin-protein ligase TRAIP isoform X1, with amino-acid sequence MNILCNICQELLTPSDTLLVIYCGHLFHNNCLTRWLKRSATCPQCRQEATEGKIHKVYFTHENDKTITEIADFALEEQVNNLKFQILLKEKDINFYTTKSANLEKQNVGLRQLVREVESEIKQKNSIIQDLMEKIVDLQKIQLECASFKKRLSEKEKELQEYREKESAKVAKDQVKPHQEQCTLDQEENQEVAKVRERSKNEPDHEHNHVNNSDSRRKSAEETSSRSKKRQNDRKKETGNQNDSRTKLEIEITFPNIIQKGSTLNVTLDKCPTIRKKAKLF; translated from the exons ATGAATATCCTTTGCAATATATGTCAAGAATTGTTAACACCATCGGACACACTCTTGGTCATTTATTGTGGACATCTATTTCATAATAACTGCTTGACGAGGTGGCTCAAAAG ATCTGCAACATGTCCACAGTGTCGTCAGGAAGCCACAGAAGGCAagatccataaagtttatttcACACATGAAAACGACAAAACCATTACGGAAATTGCGGACTTTGCCTTGGAGGAACAGGTCAACAATTTGAAATTCCAGATTTTACTAAAGGAAAAGGATATTAATTTCTACACCACGAAATCCGCAAACCTGGAAAAGCAAAATGTGGGTCTCAGGCAGCTAGTACGAGAAGTAGAAAGCGAGATCAAACAGAAAAACTCTATTATCCAGGATTTGATGGAAAAGATAGTAGATTTACAGAAAATACAGTTAGAATGTGCATCTTTCAAGAAGAGACTAtctgaaaaagagaaggaactCCAAGaatatagagagaaaga GAGTGCAAAAGTTGCAAAAGATCAAGTTAAGCCTCATCAAGAACAGTGTACATTGGATCAAGAAGAGAATCAAGAGGt TGCTAAAGTAAGAGAGCGGAGTAAAAATGAACCTGACCATGAACACAACCATGTCAATAACTCTGACAGCAGAAGAAAATCGGCTGAGGAAACTTCCAGTAGATCAAAGAAAAGACAG AATGACAGAAAGAAGGAAACTGGAAATCAGAATGATTCGAGGACAAAACTTGAAATAGAAATTACGTTTCCTAATATCATCCAAAAAGGCAGTACGTTAAATGTTACGCTTGACAAATGTCCAACAATTaggaaaaaagcaaaactgttctaa
- the LOC105278482 gene encoding E3 ubiquitin-protein ligase TRAIP isoform X3: MNILCNICQELLTPSDTLLVIYCGHLFHNNCLTRWLKRSATCPQCRQEATEGKIHKVYFTHENDKTITEIADFALEEQVNNLKFQILLKEKDINFYTTKSANLEKQNVGLRQLVREVESEIKQKNSIIQDLMEKIVDLQKIQLECASFKKRLSEKEKELQEYREKESAKVAKDQVKPHQEQCTLDQEENQEVCEPCYLKFDNNDTYLFEVLK, encoded by the exons ATGAATATCCTTTGCAATATATGTCAAGAATTGTTAACACCATCGGACACACTCTTGGTCATTTATTGTGGACATCTATTTCATAATAACTGCTTGACGAGGTGGCTCAAAAG ATCTGCAACATGTCCACAGTGTCGTCAGGAAGCCACAGAAGGCAagatccataaagtttatttcACACATGAAAACGACAAAACCATTACGGAAATTGCGGACTTTGCCTTGGAGGAACAGGTCAACAATTTGAAATTCCAGATTTTACTAAAGGAAAAGGATATTAATTTCTACACCACGAAATCCGCAAACCTGGAAAAGCAAAATGTGGGTCTCAGGCAGCTAGTACGAGAAGTAGAAAGCGAGATCAAACAGAAAAACTCTATTATCCAGGATTTGATGGAAAAGATAGTAGATTTACAGAAAATACAGTTAGAATGTGCATCTTTCAAGAAGAGACTAtctgaaaaagagaaggaactCCAAGaatatagagagaaaga GAGTGCAAAAGTTGCAAAAGATCAAGTTAAGCCTCATCAAGAACAGTGTACATTGGATCAAGAAGAGAATCAAGAGGt CTGTGAACCCTGTTATCTAAAGTTTGACAATAATGATACATATCTGTTCGAAGTGCTAAAGTAA